In Halovivax gelatinilyticus, the following are encoded in one genomic region:
- a CDS encoding DEAD/DEAH box helicase: MAVTDDEIPSIDHPLLEPDFLERRLYQLQLAGTAADDHTLVCLPTGLGKTTVSLLVTARRLDEVGGTSLMLAPTKPLVSQHAEFYREALKIPDEEIVVFTGDVSPDDREALWNEATIVMATPQVIENDLVGSRISLADVTHLTFDECHRATGDYAYNYIAERYHEDARSPLVTGMSASPGGDEEAILEVCENLGLHEVTVMTREDADVEEFTHDTDVEWERIELPDEVLEIRDALNEVITDRLEKLKELGVARSTQPDQSQKDLNRMRAELQKLINNDQSEGYKGMSAHAEVMKLRQAVTLVETQSVEALRRYFERQRNQARSSGASKASQRLVSDPRVREAMRRAEKFDQLHPKYRKTRMLLAETLGLDGGERVIVFTESRDTAEALTEFLGESFDARRFVGQGDREGSDGMTQTEQQSALEAFRAGEFEVLVSTSVAEEGLDVPDVDLVLFYEPVPTAIRSIQRKGRTGRQSEGRVVVLMAEDTRDEAYFWISRRREKEMESELRQLKGLAAELAEELDDSQQSLADFESADGPSDDSGSQEREEPSAETGGDKSDSSSGSGGVGEQPGLADFAAETDGKSGGDPSTSTGESASDPVPSGDCDAVEIVADQREMDANIARDLSKRDDVSVRLETLSVGDYVCSDRVVVERKSTADFVDSLVGGDRSIFEQVGAMARHYARPVVVVEGGRLYEQRDIHPNAIRGALSSLAVDFGASVLHTESERDTTELLAVIAGREQEVADREVSVHGEKQDKTLGEQQEYVVSSIAEIGPVTARALLSTFGTVEAVMTATEDELLDVDGVGPVTAERIREVVESEYTG, translated from the coding sequence CACTTCTCGAGCCGGACTTTCTCGAACGGCGGCTCTACCAGCTCCAGTTGGCCGGGACGGCGGCCGACGACCACACGCTCGTCTGTCTCCCGACGGGCCTCGGAAAGACCACCGTGAGCCTGCTGGTCACCGCCAGGCGGCTCGACGAGGTCGGCGGAACGTCGCTCATGCTCGCCCCGACGAAGCCCCTCGTCTCCCAGCACGCCGAGTTCTATCGCGAAGCCCTCAAAATCCCCGACGAGGAGATCGTCGTCTTCACCGGCGACGTCAGCCCGGACGACCGCGAGGCGCTCTGGAACGAAGCGACGATCGTGATGGCTACGCCGCAGGTGATCGAGAACGACCTCGTCGGGAGTCGAATCTCGCTCGCCGACGTGACCCACCTCACGTTCGACGAGTGTCACCGCGCGACCGGCGACTACGCGTACAACTACATCGCTGAGCGCTACCACGAAGACGCCCGATCGCCGCTCGTGACCGGCATGTCGGCGTCTCCCGGCGGCGACGAAGAGGCAATCTTGGAGGTCTGTGAAAACCTCGGCCTGCACGAGGTCACGGTGATGACACGCGAGGACGCCGACGTCGAGGAGTTTACCCACGACACCGACGTCGAGTGGGAGCGCATCGAGCTCCCCGACGAGGTCCTCGAGATTCGCGACGCGTTGAACGAGGTGATCACCGATCGCCTGGAGAAACTCAAGGAACTCGGCGTGGCGCGCTCGACCCAACCCGATCAGTCCCAGAAGGACCTCAATCGGATGCGCGCGGAGCTACAGAAGTTGATCAACAACGACCAGTCGGAGGGCTACAAAGGCATGTCCGCCCACGCCGAGGTGATGAAGCTCCGCCAGGCCGTGACGCTCGTCGAAACCCAGAGCGTCGAAGCGTTGCGTCGATACTTCGAACGCCAGCGCAATCAGGCCCGCTCGTCGGGAGCGTCGAAGGCGAGCCAGCGACTGGTCTCCGATCCCCGCGTCCGCGAGGCGATGCGACGCGCGGAGAAATTCGACCAACTTCACCCGAAGTACCGAAAGACCCGGATGTTACTCGCGGAGACGCTCGGACTCGACGGCGGCGAGCGGGTCATCGTCTTCACCGAATCCAGAGATACCGCCGAGGCGCTCACCGAGTTCCTCGGAGAGAGCTTCGACGCCCGCCGGTTCGTCGGCCAGGGCGACCGCGAGGGCTCCGACGGGATGACCCAGACCGAACAGCAATCGGCCCTCGAAGCCTTCCGGGCCGGCGAGTTCGAGGTGCTCGTCTCGACGTCCGTCGCGGAGGAGGGCCTCGACGTCCCCGACGTCGACCTCGTCCTCTTTTACGAACCCGTGCCGACGGCGATTCGATCGATTCAGCGAAAGGGCCGGACCGGTCGCCAGTCGGAGGGGCGCGTCGTCGTCCTGATGGCCGAAGACACCCGCGACGAGGCGTACTTCTGGATCTCACGGCGGCGGGAGAAGGAGATGGAATCGGAACTGCGCCAGCTCAAAGGACTGGCCGCAGAGCTCGCCGAGGAACTAGACGACTCCCAGCAGTCGCTCGCGGATTTCGAATCGGCCGACGGCCCGTCGGACGACTCCGGGAGCCAGGAACGCGAGGAACCATCGGCAGAGACGGGCGGCGATAAATCGGACAGTTCCAGTGGAAGTGGAGGGGTCGGCGAACAGCCGGGTCTTGCAGATTTCGCGGCAGAAACTGACGGTAAATCAGGCGGCGACCCCTCCACTTCCACTGGAGAGTCGGCGAGTGACCCGGTGCCGTCGGGCGATTGTGATGCAGTCGAAATCGTCGCCGACCAGCGGGAGATGGACGCGAACATCGCCAGAGATCTCTCGAAACGCGATGACGTGTCGGTTCGACTGGAGACGCTGTCGGTCGGCGACTACGTCTGCTCGGACCGCGTCGTCGTCGAGCGCAAGTCTACGGCCGACTTCGTCGACTCGCTGGTCGGCGGCGATCGGTCGATCTTCGAGCAGGTCGGCGCGATGGCCCGCCACTACGCCCGCCCGGTCGTCGTGGTCGAGGGTGGGCGACTCTACGAGCAACGGGACATCCACCCGAACGCGATTCGCGGCGCGCTCTCGAGTCTGGCCGTCGACTTCGGGGCGAGCGTCTTACACACCGAGAGCGAACGGGATACGACCGAGCTCCTGGCCGTCATCGCCGGTCGAGAGCAGGAAGTAGCCGACCGCGAGGTGTCCGTCCACGGCGAGAAACAGGACAAGACCCTCGGCGAGCAACAGGAGTACGTCGTCTCGTCGATCGCCGAGATCGGACCGGTGACGGCCCGCGCCCTGCTCAGTACGTTCGGGACCGTCGAGGCGGTCATGACCGCGACCGAAGACGAATTGCTCGACGTCGACGGCGTCGGCCCCGTCACTGCCGAGCGAATTCGAGAAGTCGTCGAGAGCGAGTACACCGGGTGA
- a CDS encoding VOC family protein, with product MDGAIVDLDHVAIRVTDIERALAFYHDLLGLPIRDRERFDAGEVPYVAVAAGGRHVHLVPTDGEIDVGGEHLCLLVRSAETDSRDELETLLTELRDHGVAVEDGEPFERYGAYGRAWAAYVRDPDGRRVELKLH from the coding sequence ATGGACGGAGCTATCGTCGACCTCGACCACGTCGCGATTCGGGTGACCGACATAGAGCGGGCGCTCGCGTTTTATCACGACCTGCTGGGGCTTCCTATCAGAGACCGCGAGCGATTCGACGCCGGTGAGGTTCCCTACGTCGCGGTCGCCGCCGGCGGGAGACACGTTCACCTGGTACCGACGGACGGGGAGATAGACGTCGGTGGCGAGCACCTGTGTCTGTTAGTCCGTTCAGCGGAGACGGATTCGAGAGACGAACTCGAGACGCTACTCACCGAGTTACGCGACCACGGCGTCGCGGTCGAAGACGGTGAACCGTTCGAGCGCTACGGCGCCTACGGCAGGGCGTGGGCCGCCTACGTCCGTGATCCGGACGGACGCCGCGTCGAGTTGAAGCTTCACTGA
- a CDS encoding transcription initiation factor IIB, producing the protein MVEAGDGRSCPECAGTLRPSGTEVCCEECGLVVDVDRLDRGPEWRSFADGVDRRRTGAPLTRSRHDRGLSTEIGYEATGRITGRKRRQLARMRREHGRTQIATKADSNCVTGFNEIRRLVGRLSLPSDATEQACALFESAQNEGLLPGRSVEGFAAASIYAVSRTLNLPRTIDEVTAESKATERELKAAYDAMNRELGLPTGPIDPARFLPRFASELDLEVDVERQARTYLETLVQENAIGSRNPCGVAAGCLYLAANERGLAVTQADAGTVADVSPATIRKTVERINALR; encoded by the coding sequence ATGGTTGAAGCGGGTGATGGGAGAAGCTGTCCCGAGTGTGCCGGGACGTTGCGCCCCTCGGGCACGGAGGTGTGCTGTGAGGAATGCGGACTTGTCGTCGACGTCGACCGGCTGGATCGCGGCCCCGAATGGCGGTCGTTCGCCGACGGGGTAGACCGACGTCGAACCGGCGCCCCGCTGACCCGATCGCGCCACGACCGCGGCCTCTCGACGGAAATCGGCTACGAGGCGACCGGTCGCATCACGGGTCGGAAACGCCGGCAACTGGCCAGAATGCGACGCGAACACGGACGGACACAGATCGCGACGAAAGCCGACAGTAACTGCGTGACTGGATTTAACGAGATTCGCAGACTGGTCGGTCGACTTTCACTCCCGTCTGACGCCACCGAACAGGCCTGTGCCCTCTTCGAATCGGCCCAAAACGAGGGGCTGCTTCCCGGCCGATCTGTCGAAGGGTTCGCCGCTGCGAGTATTTACGCCGTCTCCCGGACGTTGAACCTGCCACGGACGATCGACGAGGTCACCGCCGAATCGAAAGCCACCGAACGCGAGTTGAAAGCGGCCTACGACGCGATGAATCGGGAACTCGGCCTCCCGACGGGACCGATCGATCCCGCCCGCTTTCTGCCGCGCTTTGCCTCGGAACTGGACCTCGAAGTGGACGTCGAGCGCCAGGCTCGAACCTACCTCGAAACGCTCGTCCAGGAGAACGCCATCGGGAGTCGTAACCCGTGTGGCGTCGCCGCTGGCTGTCTCTACCTCGCCGCGAACGAACGCGGACTTGCCGTGACGCAGGCCGATGCCGGAACCGTCGCCGACGTCTCACCGGCGACGATCAGAAAGACCGTCGAGCGGATTAACGCCCTCAGATAG
- a CDS encoding SHOCT domain-containing protein, which produces MGTRATNLLGGLVAITAVATLPLGILAFVFSGWQLGLAVFVVGWLLLVPTFAILAGVLEESTSETDRQPAEREDPLETLRERYASGEIDETEFERRVDELLETDPTESASKIDERTTDRELERE; this is translated from the coding sequence ATGGGAACCCGCGCGACGAATCTCCTGGGCGGACTGGTGGCCATCACGGCCGTCGCCACGCTCCCGCTCGGAATTCTCGCATTCGTCTTTTCCGGGTGGCAACTCGGGCTCGCCGTCTTCGTCGTCGGCTGGCTGCTTCTCGTTCCGACGTTCGCGATTCTGGCCGGCGTACTCGAAGAGTCTACGTCCGAAACCGACCGGCAACCGGCCGAGCGCGAGGATCCACTGGAAACGCTCCGCGAGCGCTACGCGAGCGGAGAAATCGACGAGACCGAGTTCGAACGTCGCGTCGACGAATTACTCGAAACCGATCCGACCGAGTCGGCGAGCAAAATCGACGAACGGACGACGGATCGAGAACTCGAACGGGAGTGA
- a CDS encoding minichromosome maintenance protein MCM, whose translation MAQAGNEELIDAFEGFFRNYYDAEIKELAQRYPAEQRSLHVDWDDLYRFDPDLADDYLAQPEQLQRYAEEALRLYDLPIDVSLGRAHVRIRNLPDTETPEIREIRAQHMNSLVEVRGIVRKATDVRPKVEEAAFECQLCGTLTRVPQSTSDFQEPHECHGCERQGPFRVNFDQSEFIDSQKLRIQESPEGLRGGETPQAIDVHIEDDITGQVTPGDHVSATGVLRLEQQGTDQEKSPVFDFYMEGMSVEVDEEQFEDMDITDEDKAAIVELSQSEDIYDRMVDSIAPSIYGYDQEKLSMMLQLFSGVTKHLPDGSRIRGDLHMLLIGDPGTGKSQMLSYIQNIAPRSVYTSGKGSSSAGLTAAAVRDDFGDGQQWSLEAGALVLADQGIAAVDELDKMAADDRSAMHEALEQQKISVSKAGINATLKSRCSLLGAANPKYGRFDQYEPIGEQIDLEPALISRFDLIFTVTDQPDEEKDANLAEHILNTNYAGELTTQREQMTSHDVSTEEIEEMTATVDPAIDADLLRKYVAYAKQNCHPRMTEEAREAIQNFYVDLRSKGVDEDAPVPVTARQLEALVRLAEASARIRLSDTVEREDAERIIEITRACLQDIGVDPETGEFDADIVEAGRSKSQRDRVKNIKALIADVEEEYDDGAPIDVVLERAGEIGMDESKAEHEIEKLKQKGEVYEPKTDHLRTT comes from the coding sequence ATGGCGCAAGCGGGGAACGAGGAACTCATCGACGCCTTCGAGGGATTCTTCCGCAACTACTACGACGCGGAAATCAAGGAACTCGCCCAGCGATATCCGGCCGAGCAGCGATCGCTCCACGTCGACTGGGACGACCTCTACCGCTTCGACCCCGATCTCGCAGACGACTACCTGGCCCAGCCCGAACAGCTCCAGCGCTACGCCGAGGAGGCACTCCGTCTCTACGACCTCCCGATCGACGTCAGCCTCGGACGCGCGCACGTCCGGATCAGGAACCTTCCCGATACCGAGACGCCCGAGATACGGGAGATCCGCGCCCAGCACATGAACAGCCTCGTCGAGGTGCGCGGCATCGTCCGCAAGGCGACGGACGTCCGCCCGAAGGTCGAGGAAGCCGCCTTCGAGTGCCAGCTCTGTGGCACGCTGACGCGCGTTCCCCAGTCGACGAGCGACTTCCAGGAACCCCACGAGTGTCACGGCTGCGAGCGACAGGGGCCCTTCCGGGTCAACTTCGACCAGTCGGAGTTCATCGACTCCCAGAAGCTTCGCATCCAGGAGAGCCCGGAGGGCCTGCGCGGCGGCGAAACGCCACAGGCCATCGACGTCCACATCGAAGACGACATCACCGGCCAGGTGACGCCCGGCGATCACGTCTCTGCGACCGGCGTCCTCAGGCTCGAACAGCAGGGAACGGATCAGGAGAAATCGCCCGTCTTCGACTTCTACATGGAGGGAATGTCCGTCGAGGTCGACGAAGAGCAGTTCGAGGACATGGACATCACCGACGAGGACAAAGCCGCGATCGTCGAACTCTCTCAGTCCGAGGACATCTACGATCGGATGGTCGACTCGATCGCCCCCTCGATCTACGGCTACGACCAGGAGAAGCTCTCGATGATGCTCCAGCTCTTTTCCGGCGTCACCAAACACCTCCCCGACGGCTCGCGGATCAGGGGGGACCTGCACATGCTCCTGATCGGTGATCCTGGTACAGGAAAAAGCCAGATGCTGTCATACATTCAAAATATTGCGCCCCGTTCGGTCTACACCTCCGGGAAAGGCAGCAGTAGCGCGGGGCTTACTGCAGCGGCGGTTAGAGACGATTTCGGCGACGGTCAGCAGTGGTCGCTCGAGGCGGGTGCGCTCGTCCTCGCCGACCAGGGAATCGCCGCAGTCGACGAACTCGATAAAATGGCCGCGGACGACCGCTCGGCCATGCACGAAGCCCTCGAACAGCAGAAAATCTCGGTGTCCAAAGCCGGGATCAACGCGACCTTGAAATCTCGCTGTTCACTCCTCGGTGCGGCGAACCCGAAGTATGGCCGGTTCGACCAGTACGAGCCGATCGGCGAGCAGATCGACTTAGAACCGGCGCTCATCTCGCGGTTCGATCTGATCTTCACCGTCACGGACCAGCCGGACGAGGAGAAGGACGCGAACCTCGCAGAGCACATCCTGAACACGAACTACGCGGGCGAGCTGACGACACAGCGCGAGCAGATGACCTCGCACGACGTGAGCACGGAGGAGATCGAGGAGATGACTGCGACGGTCGACCCGGCGATCGACGCCGACCTGCTCAGGAAGTACGTCGCCTACGCGAAGCAGAACTGTCACCCCCGGATGACCGAGGAGGCGCGCGAAGCGATTCAGAACTTCTACGTCGACCTGCGGTCGAAGGGCGTCGACGAGGACGCCCCGGTTCCGGTCACCGCCCGGCAGCTCGAGGCGCTCGTCAGGCTGGCGGAGGCCAGCGCCCGGATCCGGCTCTCCGATACGGTCGAGCGCGAGGACGCAGAGCGGATCATCGAGATCACCCGCGCCTGTCTCCAGGATATCGGGGTCGATCCCGAGACGGGCGAGTTCGACGCCGACATCGTCGAGGCCGGCCGATCGAAGTCCCAGCGCGATCGGGTCAAGAACATCAAGGCGCTCATCGCCGACGTCGAAGAGGAGTACGACGACGGCGCCCCCATCGACGTCGTCCTAGAGCGGGCAGGCGAGATCGGCATGGACGAGTCGAAGGCCGAACACGAGATCGAGAAACTCAAACAGAAGGGCGAGGTCTACGAGCCCAAGACCGATCACCTGCGGACGACGTGA
- a CDS encoding conditioned medium-induced protein 4 translates to MDEKTEELREIFTSVTDEETVTESQEAGRGSLEKDDRTIEERVAGVVGQMRERYAFDTALTDEELVSVVHRFYEDESDGAIAADLGVAEDEIFEARMALHLVRSAELPDLDLVTLREREDGDEMLADEFDVTVEEIRRYRELARAQAESRAANDRYRDEFESLLSDSDLTSRMAADVREDGLEDATEGMETDVSF, encoded by the coding sequence ATGGACGAGAAGACGGAGGAACTGCGCGAGATTTTCACGAGCGTGACCGACGAGGAGACGGTAACCGAGTCACAGGAGGCCGGACGTGGATCGTTAGAGAAAGACGACCGCACGATCGAAGAGCGCGTCGCGGGCGTCGTCGGGCAGATGCGCGAGCGATACGCGTTCGACACCGCGCTCACGGACGAGGAACTGGTGTCGGTCGTCCACCGGTTCTACGAGGACGAAAGCGACGGGGCGATCGCGGCCGATCTCGGCGTCGCCGAAGACGAGATCTTCGAGGCGCGGATGGCGCTCCACCTGGTTCGATCGGCCGAACTCCCCGATCTCGATCTCGTGACGCTCAGAGAGCGCGAAGACGGCGACGAAATGCTCGCCGACGAGTTCGATGTCACGGTCGAAGAGATCCGGCGATACCGCGAACTCGCGCGAGCCCAGGCCGAATCGCGCGCGGCCAACGACCGCTATCGCGACGAGTTCGAGAGCCTCCTCTCGGACTCCGATCTCACCTCGCGAATGGCCGCAGACGTGCGCGAAGACGGGCTCGAAGACGCGACCGAGGGGATGGAAACCGACGTTTCGTTCTAA
- a CDS encoding CRISPR-associated protein Cas4 yields the protein MSSVTFGELRSAAFCARQCYYDRTTDGGTPPKRHATIKALAHRYASLLDADRRQLTEEPIAIDPAAYRERLARARALHPRWEELCEPAARDVLVAGRDCRGIVDKVLEDPLEPVMIATGKPPDRGVWEAHSIKAVAAAKALAWEYGERVERATLEYPAYGVVRRIDLTTRRKAAYRRTLRTVREMDGPPARTDDRSKCDHCEYATQCGVKTRTLRSLLGGG from the coding sequence GTGTCATCCGTCACGTTCGGCGAGCTACGATCGGCCGCGTTCTGTGCCAGACAGTGTTACTACGATCGAACGACCGACGGAGGGACGCCGCCGAAACGCCACGCGACGATCAAGGCGCTTGCCCACCGGTACGCGTCGTTACTCGACGCCGATCGCCGCCAGCTCACCGAGGAGCCGATCGCGATCGACCCTGCCGCCTACCGGGAGCGACTCGCTCGCGCTCGTGCTTTACACCCCCGGTGGGAAGAACTCTGCGAGCCGGCGGCGCGAGACGTGCTGGTCGCCGGGCGCGACTGTCGCGGGATCGTCGACAAAGTGCTCGAGGACCCGCTCGAACCCGTCATGATCGCGACCGGAAAGCCGCCCGATCGCGGCGTCTGGGAAGCCCACTCGATCAAGGCCGTCGCGGCGGCGAAGGCGCTCGCCTGGGAGTACGGAGAGCGAGTCGAACGAGCGACCCTCGAGTACCCCGCCTACGGCGTGGTCCGTCGGATCGACCTGACTACCCGGCGGAAAGCCGCCTACCGGCGCACGCTTCGGACCGTCCGCGAGATGGACGGACCGCCGGCGCGGACCGACGACCGGTCGAAGTGCGACCACTGCGAGTACGCTACACAGTGTGGGGTGAAGACGCGAACGCTCCGGTCGCTGCTCGGCGGAGGATAA
- a CDS encoding L-threonylcarbamoyladenylate synthase codes for MGELREAADAIAEGQLVVYPTETVYGLAADATDPAAIERVYDVKGRDRENPISMAVPSVPTALSHVRATDRERRFMATFLPGPVTVLCPRREHVPDVLTAGRDRVGVRIPDHRIALRLCELADRPITATSANESGEPSALRLADVDEPVREASAVLLDGGETGGIESTVVDVSTESIHRRGADADRIERWLAAN; via the coding sequence ATGGGCGAACTTCGCGAGGCGGCCGACGCGATCGCCGAGGGTCAGCTCGTCGTGTACCCGACCGAGACGGTCTACGGGCTCGCCGCCGACGCGACCGATCCGGCGGCGATCGAGCGGGTGTACGACGTGAAAGGTCGCGATCGAGAAAATCCGATCTCGATGGCGGTCCCGTCGGTTCCGACGGCGCTCTCTCACGTTCGAGCGACGGACCGAGAACGTCGGTTCATGGCGACGTTCCTGCCCGGCCCGGTCACGGTCCTCTGCCCGCGCCGCGAGCACGTTCCTGACGTCCTCACGGCCGGACGAGACCGCGTGGGCGTCAGGATACCCGATCACCGGATCGCGCTTCGGCTCTGTGAGCTGGCCGACCGGCCCATCACTGCGACCAGCGCGAACGAAAGCGGCGAACCGAGCGCACTCCGGCTCGCGGACGTCGACGAGCCGGTCCGCGAGGCGTCGGCGGTCCTTCTCGACGGCGGCGAGACGGGCGGCATCGAGAGTACGGTCGTCGACGTCTCGACGGAGTCGATCCACCGCCGCGGCGCGGACGCCGATCGGATCGAGCGCTGGCTCGCGGCGAACTGA